In a single window of the Cupriavidus basilensis genome:
- a CDS encoding universal stress protein, with product MFKHILLPIDGSELSQKAFPAAVEFARTTGAKLTPYMCLEEYPFLMSSDAGHEKKSVFEHRIEAAAREELAKVESAAALAGVPCSGATSTASAPYRGIIGMAKELGCDVIFMASHGRRGISGLLLGSETQKVLTHSDIPVLVFR from the coding sequence ATGTTCAAACATATCCTGCTCCCCATCGACGGATCGGAACTCTCGCAAAAGGCCTTCCCGGCGGCCGTCGAGTTCGCGCGCACGACCGGCGCCAAGCTGACCCCGTATATGTGCCTCGAGGAGTATCCGTTCCTGATGTCCAGCGACGCTGGCCATGAGAAGAAGTCGGTCTTCGAGCATCGCATCGAGGCCGCGGCGCGCGAGGAGCTGGCCAAGGTGGAATCGGCCGCGGCACTGGCTGGCGTGCCGTGTTCGGGTGCCACATCCACTGCCTCCGCGCCCTATCGGGGCATCATCGGCATGGCCAAGGAGCTAGGCTGCGACGTGATCTTCATGGCGTCGCACGGGCGGCGCGGCATCAGCGGCCTGCTGCTGGGCAGCGAGACCCAGAAGGTGCTGACGCATAGCGATATTCCGGTGCTGGTGTTCCGCTGA
- a CDS encoding YdcH family protein: MFPEFRDQISILKTQDAHFARLFTRHNELDHEIKNMEAGTVPADSTAIEILKKEKLLLKDQLYVILRKVSAS, encoded by the coding sequence ATGTTTCCTGAATTCCGCGATCAGATATCCATCCTCAAGACCCAGGACGCCCACTTTGCGCGGCTGTTTACCCGCCACAACGAACTGGACCATGAGATCAAGAACATGGAGGCGGGCACGGTTCCCGCAGATAGCACCGCCATCGAGATCCTCAAGAAGGAAAAGCTGCTGCTGAAGGACCAGCTCTACGTCATCCTGCGCAAGGTCTCGGCTTCCTGA